The following proteins are encoded in a genomic region of Coffea eugenioides isolate CCC68of chromosome 6, Ceug_1.0, whole genome shotgun sequence:
- the LOC113774356 gene encoding F-box protein At5g07610-like encodes MMFSSGGNDGAGPSSSASAPEISGNNNKNKGIARAPKRTSLLSLNDLLTFRPLISPSKSNSQNGACSHDDDDNSRPPAVRRYASTSSGACISNHEDLLLQILLPLPPKSLIRFQCVSRQWFSLISSSHFCRLHSGMYRVFSLEVGLFLFRRIYGTSEFKAISLLQDGSSHSIGILASRFAHFLNADGQVLGLHCCNGLMWVDFYWNYEVRRYYVYNPTTNQYRQIPIPEIDRYSRRIEAVNIVFDPLTYDQYKLVCVFAKLIAGEDAWGEFIFWQYSSETQAWKDCGGIDIWDETNYGYYFEEGVFWDGNWHESNDSYYFEKGVFWDGNLYWVNSARSLLCFDFELECVRSLNVMNTYPASPNGVVFYFGNCGGSLHLIDLYKPRDDFLNVFELEMDMGLGRYHSRWLLKYRVDLGLLTARYPLMSDEKFVNYREKEFPFGILCFQVDKKANKAKLIISLPGKIISYEISDMIFEELVEIEPAYVKFVRYNMSIYTWKDAFNHFEILSCV; translated from the coding sequence ATGATGTTTTCCTCCGGTGGCAACGACGGGGCCGGACCCAGCTCATCTGCGTCTGCCCCAGAAATCTCCGGTAACAACAACAAGAACAAAGGGATCGCTAGAGCTCCAAAAAGAACCTCACTCCTATCATTGAATGACCTCTTGACCTTCCGACCGCTTATTTCACCATCAAAATCAAACTCCCAAAACGGCGCCTGCTCTCATGACGACGATGACAACAGCCGCCCACCAGCTGTTCGACGTTATGCCTCCACGTCGTCTGGGGCTTGCATAAGCAATCACGAAGATCTCTTACTTCAGATATTACTCCCTTTACCCCCAAAGTCTCTTATTCGCTTCCAGTGTGTCTCCAGACAATGGTTTTCTCTCATTTCCAGCTCCCATTTCTGTCGTCTTCATTCGGGGATGTATCGAGTATTTTCTCTGGAGGTCGGTCTGTTCTTATTCCGAAGAATATATGGGACTTCAGAGTTCAAAGCTATCTCTCTTCTTCAGGATGGCAGCTCACATTCAATAGGTATTCTGGCTTCCCGTTTTGCTCATTTTCTTAATGCAGATGGCCAAGTTCTTGGTTTACATTGTTGCAATGGGTTGATGTGGGTTGATTTTTACTGGAATTATGAAGTAAGGAGGTATTATGTGTATAACCCGACTACCAATCAGTATAGGCAAATTCCCATACCCGAGATTGATAGATATTCAAGAAGGATTGAAGCTGTAAATATTGTTTTTGATCCTTTGACATACGACCAGTACAAACTTGTTTGTGTATTTGCGAAATTGATAGCTGGGGAGGATGCGTGGGGAGAATTTATCTTCTGGCAGTATTCATCTGAAACTCAGGCTTGGAAGGATTGTGGTGGTATTGATATTTGGGATGAAACAAATTACGGCTACTATTTCGAGGAGGGAGTGTTTTGGGATGGTAATTGGCATGAATCGAATGACAGTTACTATTTTGAGAAGGGAGTGTTTTGGGATGGCAATCTTTATTGGGTAAATTCTGCCAGGTCtttactttgttttgatttcGAGCTGGAATgtgttagaagcttgaatgttaTGAATACTTATCCAGCATCACCTAATGGGGTTGTTTTCTACTTCGGTAATTGTGGGGGAAGTTTGCATCTCATTGATCTCTATAAGCCAAGAGATGATTTTCTTAATGTATTTGAATTGGAAATGGATATGGGTTTGGGGAGATACCATTCAAGATGGTTGCTCAAGTATCGTGTTGATCTTGGTCTTTTGACTGCACGGTATCCATTAATGTCCGATGAGAAGTTTGTTAATTATCGGGAAAAGGAATTTCCCTTTGGTATACTATGTTTTCAGGTGGATAAGAAAGCAAATAAGGCAAAGCTTATAATTTCTTTACCAGGTAAAATTATTTCCTATGAGATTAGTGACATGATTTTTGAAGAGCTTGTTGAAATAGAGCCTGCATATGTTAAATTTGTAAGGTATAATATGTCAATATACACATGGAAGGATGCCTTCAATCATTTTGAGATCCTTTCTTGTGTCTGA